From Pseudomonas sp. FP2335, the proteins below share one genomic window:
- a CDS encoding saccharopine dehydrogenase family protein, producing the protein MKKNVLIIGAGGVAKVVAHKCAQHNDELGRIAIASRNISKCQAIIDSVKAKGSLKVPAEIKAFALNALDVEATKALIRETESQIVINVGSSFLNMSVLRACIDTGVAYLDTAIHEEPGKVCETPPWYGNYEWNHLEECKQKNITAILGVGFDPGVVNAYAALAQQQHFDRIDSIDILDVNAGSHGKYFATNFDPEINFREFTGQVWSWQNSQWTSNTMFEVKRTDDLPVVGSQNLYLTGHDEVHSLSKNLDVPNVRFWMSFGEHYINVFTVLNKLGLLSEKPVTTAEGLEVVPLKLVKAVLPDPSSLAPGYTGKTCIGDLVKGTKDGKAREVFIYNVADHEEAFAETDSQGISYTAGVPPVAAALLVARGEWDVQRMANVEELPAEPFLKALDVMGLPTRIKDEHGDRAWDAIA; encoded by the coding sequence GGTGTCGCCAAGGTGGTGGCCCACAAGTGCGCGCAGCACAACGACGAACTCGGTCGTATTGCTATCGCGTCGCGCAACATCTCCAAATGCCAGGCCATCATCGACAGCGTCAAGGCCAAGGGTAGCCTCAAAGTACCCGCCGAAATCAAAGCCTTCGCGCTGAACGCCCTGGACGTGGAAGCGACCAAGGCCCTGATCCGCGAGACCGAATCGCAGATCGTCATCAACGTCGGTTCCTCGTTCCTCAACATGTCGGTCCTGCGGGCCTGCATCGACACGGGCGTGGCTTACCTCGACACCGCCATCCACGAAGAGCCGGGCAAGGTCTGCGAGACCCCGCCGTGGTACGGCAACTACGAATGGAACCACCTGGAAGAGTGCAAACAGAAGAACATCACCGCCATCCTTGGCGTGGGCTTCGACCCGGGTGTCGTCAACGCGTATGCCGCGCTGGCGCAGCAACAGCATTTCGACCGCATTGATTCGATCGACATTCTCGACGTCAATGCCGGCTCCCATGGCAAATACTTCGCCACCAATTTCGACCCGGAAATCAACTTCCGCGAATTCACCGGACAGGTGTGGAGCTGGCAGAACAGCCAGTGGACCAGCAACACCATGTTCGAAGTCAAACGCACCGATGACCTGCCGGTTGTCGGTTCGCAGAACCTGTACCTGACCGGCCACGATGAAGTGCACTCGCTGTCGAAAAACCTCGACGTGCCCAACGTGCGTTTCTGGATGAGCTTCGGCGAACACTACATCAACGTGTTTACCGTGCTGAACAAGCTCGGCCTGCTCTCCGAAAAACCGGTCACCACCGCCGAAGGCCTGGAAGTCGTGCCGTTGAAACTGGTCAAGGCCGTACTGCCCGACCCGTCTTCGCTGGCGCCCGGCTACACCGGCAAGACCTGCATCGGCGACCTGGTCAAGGGCACCAAGGATGGCAAGGCACGCGAAGTGTTCATCTACAACGTAGCCGATCACGAAGAAGCGTTTGCCGAGACCGACAGCCAGGGCATCTCCTACACCGCAGGCGTTCCGCCGGTGGCCGCAGCGCTGCTGGTAGCCCGTGGCGAGTGGGACGTGCAACGCATGGCCAACGTTGAAGAACTGCCGGCCGAGCCGTTCCTGAAAGCGCTGGATGTGATGGGCCTGCCGACCCGGATCAAGGACGAGCACGGGGATCGTGCATGGGATGCGATTGCCTGA
- the lspA gene encoding signal peptidase II, whose protein sequence is MSTSSLLRGRTFALLAGIAFIAVDQLVKLLALVSLQTQSFKFGSNPVNLALELSLNPGAFLSLGAALPPQVKQLIFIVGVAIVVAWAMGWSLSNWSQPLRKVLPLYAIALGGIANLIDRVFRDGHVVDYMVLNVGPTHTGVFNLADIAITVGALFLMLDLFMKPRKA, encoded by the coding sequence TTGAGCACGTCATCCCTACTGCGCGGCCGCACCTTCGCCCTCCTCGCGGGCATCGCCTTTATTGCCGTGGACCAACTGGTCAAACTGCTGGCCCTGGTGTCGCTGCAAACCCAGAGTTTCAAATTCGGCTCCAACCCGGTCAATCTGGCGCTGGAACTGAGCCTGAATCCAGGCGCGTTCCTGAGCCTGGGCGCGGCGCTGCCGCCTCAGGTCAAACAACTGATCTTTATCGTCGGCGTGGCAATCGTGGTGGCCTGGGCGATGGGCTGGTCCTTGTCCAACTGGAGCCAACCGTTGCGCAAGGTCTTGCCGCTCTACGCCATTGCCCTGGGCGGTATCGCCAACCTGATCGACCGCGTCTTCCGTGACGGCCACGTGGTCGACTACATGGTGCTGAATGTGGGACCGACGCATACCGGCGTGTTCAACCTCGCCGACATCGCGATCACCGTCGGGGCGTTGTTCTTGATGCTGGATCTGTTTATGAAGCCGCGCAAAGCCTAA
- the glsB gene encoding glutaminase B, protein MQVMLSSILDEVRPLIGLGKVADYIPALADVPANQLGIAVYGNDGTAYCAGDAETLFSVQSISKVFSLVQAIDHGGETIWERLGHEPSGQPFNSLVQLEFERGRPRNPFINAGALVICDINQSRFAVPILSMRDFVRRLSGNPQILVNSTVAESEAQHGARNAAMAYLMKSFGNFHNDVDAVLHSYFNYCALQMSCLDLAKAFSFLANEGVSAHSGEQILTARQTKQVNSIMATSGLYDEAGNFAYRVGLPGKSGVGGGIVAVVPGQFTVCVWSPELNAAGNSLAGIKALELLSERIGWSVF, encoded by the coding sequence ATGCAGGTGATGCTTTCGTCGATTCTCGACGAAGTGCGCCCACTGATCGGCCTCGGTAAAGTCGCCGACTATATCCCCGCGCTGGCCGACGTGCCGGCCAATCAATTGGGGATCGCCGTGTACGGTAACGACGGTACGGCCTACTGTGCAGGTGACGCTGAAACACTGTTTTCGGTGCAGAGTATTTCCAAGGTATTCAGCCTGGTGCAGGCCATCGACCATGGTGGCGAAACCATCTGGGAGCGCCTGGGCCACGAGCCATCGGGGCAGCCGTTCAACTCGCTGGTGCAGCTGGAATTCGAACGTGGTCGGCCGCGCAATCCCTTTATCAACGCTGGTGCGTTGGTGATCTGCGACATCAACCAGTCGCGCTTCGCGGTGCCGATCCTGTCGATGCGCGATTTTGTCCGGCGGCTGTCGGGCAACCCGCAGATCCTGGTCAACAGCACTGTCGCCGAATCGGAAGCCCAGCACGGCGCACGCAATGCGGCCATGGCCTATCTGATGAAATCGTTCGGCAACTTCCACAACGATGTGGACGCAGTGCTGCACAGCTACTTCAACTATTGCGCGCTGCAAATGAGTTGCCTGGATCTGGCCAAGGCGTTCAGCTTCCTGGCCAACGAAGGCGTGAGCGCCCACAGCGGCGAACAGATCCTCACCGCGCGCCAGACCAAGCAGGTCAACTCGATCATGGCCACCAGCGGGCTGTATGACGAGGCGGGCAACTTTGCCTATCGCGTAGGCTTGCCCGGCAAGAGCGGCGTAGGCGGCGGGATCGTTGCGGTGGTGCCTGGGCAGTTTACGGTGTGCGTGTGGTCGCCGGAGTTGAACGCGGCGGGGAATTCGCTGGCGGGGATCAAGGCGTTGGAGTTGTTGAGCGAGCGGATTGGCTGGTCGGTGTTCTGA
- a CDS encoding LLM class flavin-dependent oxidoreductase codes for MSIEFIGYIGGHHASEIHPRSGPTLQPDYVETVARAHEEAGFDRALVAFHSNSPDSTLIASHAASVTEKLQFLIAHRPGFAQPTLAARQFTTLDVFNGGRTAVHIITGGDDRELRADGSHIGKDERYARTDEYLSVVRQEWTSEQPFDFAGTYYQVEGAHSTVKSPQQPHIPLYFGGSSAAAIAVAGKHADVYALWGETYEQVREIVTQVRAEAAKHGRTIRFSLSLRPILAETEELAWERADSILQQATALAEKNGFVRREPPNEGSRRLLAAAAQGSRLDKRLWTGIAGLLGAQGNSTALVGTAEQVAEALVDYYDLGITTFLIRGFDPLNDAIDYGKRLIPLTRQLIAEREQAQQVA; via the coding sequence ATGAGCATTGAATTCATCGGCTACATTGGCGGCCACCACGCTTCCGAGATCCACCCGCGCAGCGGCCCGACCCTGCAACCGGATTACGTCGAGACCGTGGCCCGCGCCCACGAAGAGGCCGGCTTCGACCGCGCCCTGGTGGCGTTCCACTCCAACAGCCCGGACAGCACGCTGATTGCCTCCCACGCCGCCAGCGTCACAGAGAAACTGCAATTTCTCATCGCCCACCGCCCCGGCTTCGCCCAACCGACGTTGGCGGCACGCCAGTTCACCACCCTCGACGTGTTCAACGGCGGGCGCACCGCCGTGCACATCATCACCGGCGGTGACGACCGCGAACTGCGCGCCGATGGCAGCCATATCGGCAAGGACGAACGTTACGCACGCACCGACGAATACCTGAGCGTGGTGCGCCAGGAATGGACCAGCGAGCAGCCGTTTGATTTCGCAGGCACCTACTACCAGGTCGAAGGCGCGCACTCCACGGTGAAGTCGCCGCAACAGCCGCATATCCCACTGTACTTCGGCGGCTCGTCCGCTGCCGCCATTGCCGTCGCCGGCAAACATGCCGACGTGTATGCGCTGTGGGGTGAAACCTACGAACAAGTGCGCGAGATCGTCACCCAGGTGCGCGCCGAAGCGGCCAAGCACGGGCGTACGATTCGCTTCAGCCTGTCGTTGCGACCGATCCTCGCCGAGACCGAAGAGCTTGCCTGGGAGAGGGCTGACAGCATCCTGCAACAGGCCACCGCACTGGCCGAGAAAAATGGTTTTGTGCGCCGTGAACCGCCGAACGAAGGCTCGCGCCGCTTGCTGGCAGCAGCGGCGCAGGGATCGCGGCTGGATAAGCGCTTGTGGACCGGGATTGCCGGGCTGCTTGGCGCCCAAGGCAACTCCACTGCGCTGGTGGGCACCGCCGAGCAAGTCGCCGAAGCCTTGGTGGACTACTACGACCTGGGCATCACTACGTTCCTGATTCGCGGGTTTGATCCACTGAACGATGCCATCGATTACGGCAAGCGCCTGATCCCCCTCACCCGCCAGTTGATTGCCGAGCGCGAGCAGGCCCAGCAAGTAGCATAA
- a CDS encoding class II aldolase/adducin family protein, translating to MSSVTSISNVSSNVRQRVTPQEWEVRVKLAAAYRLAALYKWTDHIYTHFSARVPGPDEHFLINAFGLLFDEINASNLVKVDLDGTIVDDPTGLGINYAGYVIHSAIHGARHDLQAVLHTHTRDGIAVSAQKDGLLPISQHSIGFSGRVAYHGYEGIALDLDERERLVADLGDKSVMILRNHGLLTAGISVEHAFQQLQQLERACNIQVAAQAAGNAELIFPPKEVVEKVEQQAKAHASGEGPGVARHWNALVRQLERTDTDYKN from the coding sequence ATGAGCAGCGTCACCTCGATTTCCAACGTTTCCAGCAATGTCCGCCAGCGTGTCACTCCACAAGAATGGGAAGTGCGCGTCAAACTGGCCGCCGCCTACCGCCTGGCGGCCTTGTACAAGTGGACCGATCACATTTACACCCACTTCTCCGCCCGTGTCCCCGGCCCGGACGAGCATTTCCTGATCAACGCCTTTGGCCTGTTGTTCGATGAAATCAACGCCTCCAACCTGGTCAAGGTCGACCTCGACGGCACTATTGTCGACGACCCGACCGGCCTGGGCATCAACTACGCCGGCTACGTGATCCACAGCGCGATCCATGGCGCACGCCACGACTTGCAAGCGGTGTTGCACACCCATACCCGCGACGGCATTGCCGTGTCGGCGCAGAAGGACGGGTTGCTGCCGATCTCCCAGCACTCCATCGGTTTCTCCGGCCGCGTGGCGTATCACGGGTATGAAGGCATTGCCCTGGACCTGGACGAGCGCGAGCGACTGGTGGCGGACCTGGGCGACAAGAGCGTGATGATCCTGCGCAACCACGGCTTGTTGACCGCCGGCATCAGCGTTGAGCATGCGTTCCAGCAGCTGCAGCAGTTGGAGCGTGCGTGCAATATCCAGGTCGCGGCACAGGCGGCGGGGAATGCGGAGTTGATCTTTCCGCCCAAGGAGGTGGTGGAAAAAGTCGAGCAGCAGGCCAAGGCGCACGCCAGCGGTGAAGGCCCGGGCGTAGCGCGGCATTGGAATGCACTGGTGCGGCAGTTGGAACGTACCGACACCGACTACAAAAACTGA
- a CDS encoding LysR family transcriptional regulator, producing the protein MKIDDIDAFVEVIRCQSISHAAESLQLTQPAITRRVQNFEQALGVELFDRNTKPLKPTLIGTRVYEQCRLILREMDALRELVATDAPPTGLLRLGVPQTIGDVVLLDALKHLRTEYADLRAQVATGWGSQLVGKIERGELDAAAALFPAGKIFPDNVVGESIGKMELVVVCAKAQLPKKPCKLADVYQNGWILNPDGCGFRAGLQRTLSDQGLALRVNLETFGTELQLGLVADGLGLGLVPRPLLERSVHREQLAVMPLKDFKPVMDLWLIYPHFLGNLQGPVDAFGKLVAASLHKIRDAA; encoded by the coding sequence ATGAAAATTGACGATATAGACGCCTTTGTCGAAGTGATCCGTTGCCAGTCCATCAGCCATGCCGCCGAATCCTTGCAACTGACCCAGCCCGCCATCACCCGTCGCGTACAGAACTTCGAGCAAGCGCTGGGGGTGGAACTGTTCGACCGTAATACCAAGCCGCTCAAGCCAACGCTGATCGGCACCCGCGTGTATGAGCAGTGCCGGCTGATCCTGCGCGAGATGGATGCGCTGCGGGAACTGGTCGCCACCGACGCACCGCCCACCGGCCTGTTGCGCCTGGGTGTGCCGCAGACCATCGGCGACGTGGTGCTGCTGGATGCGCTCAAGCACCTGCGCACCGAATACGCCGACCTGCGCGCCCAGGTTGCCACCGGCTGGGGCAGCCAACTGGTCGGCAAGATCGAACGCGGCGAGCTGGATGCGGCGGCGGCGTTGTTCCCGGCAGGCAAGATCTTCCCCGACAACGTGGTCGGCGAGTCCATCGGCAAGATGGAGCTGGTGGTGGTGTGCGCCAAGGCGCAACTGCCAAAGAAACCCTGCAAGCTGGCGGATGTGTATCAGAACGGTTGGATCTTGAACCCGGATGGCTGCGGTTTTCGCGCCGGGTTGCAGCGCACCTTGTCCGACCAGGGGCTGGCGTTGCGGGTGAACCTGGAAACCTTTGGCACCGAGCTGCAATTGGGCCTGGTGGCGGATGGTCTGGGCCTGGGTTTGGTGCCGCGGCCGCTGCTGGAGCGTAGCGTCCATCGCGAGCAACTGGCGGTGATGCCGCTCAAGGATTTCAAGCCGGTGATGGATTTGTGGCTGATCTATCCGCACTTCCTGGGCAACTTGCAGGGGCCGGTGGATGCGTTTGGCAAGTTGGTCGCCGCTTCCCTGCACAAGATCCGCGACGCCGCATAA
- a CDS encoding cysteine dioxygenase: MTQAKHPERLRAFIGALAELIDGNPREGDLLHRGGKLLAQLVSHDDWLPDEFAQPNPERYQQFLLHADSRQRFSIVSFVWGPGQSTPIHDHRVWGLIGMLRGAEFSQGFARAPDGSLVAEGKPIELVPGQVEAVSPKVGDIHQVSNAYSDQVSISIHVYGANIGAVRRAVYQPDGSEKPFISGYSNAFLPNIWDLSKEKSPAL, encoded by the coding sequence ATGACCCAGGCCAAGCACCCCGAAAGACTCAGAGCCTTTATAGGCGCCCTGGCGGAACTGATCGACGGCAATCCACGCGAAGGCGACCTGCTGCACCGTGGCGGCAAGCTACTGGCGCAACTGGTCAGCCATGATGACTGGCTGCCGGATGAATTCGCCCAACCCAACCCCGAGCGCTACCAGCAATTTCTGCTGCACGCCGATTCGCGCCAGCGCTTCAGCATCGTCAGTTTCGTGTGGGGGCCGGGCCAAAGCACGCCGATTCACGACCACCGGGTGTGGGGCCTGATCGGTATGTTGCGCGGCGCGGAGTTTTCCCAAGGCTTCGCACGTGCGCCCGACGGCAGCCTGGTCGCCGAAGGCAAGCCGATTGAATTGGTGCCCGGCCAGGTTGAAGCGGTGTCGCCCAAGGTCGGTGACATCCACCAGGTGAGCAACGCCTACAGCGACCAGGTGTCCATCAGCATCCATGTGTACGGCGCCAATATCGGCGCGGTGCGCCGTGCGGTGTATCAGCCCGACGGCAGCGAGAAACCGTTTATCTCCGGTTATTCCAACGCCTTCCTCCCGAACATCTGGGATTTGTCCAAAGAAAAGAGCCCTGCCCTATGA
- a CDS encoding rhodanese-related sulfurtransferase, whose translation MSTVSTLNFAQIRQALLDHHEIALVDVREEAPFAESHPLFAANIPLSKLELEVYSRIPRRDTQVTVYDNGEGLAARAAERLVALGYTRVSLLDGGLDGWREAGGELFIDVNVPSKAFGELVESQRHTPSLAAEEVQALLDSNADVVVLDARRFDEYQTMSIPTGISVPGAELVLRARELAPDPATRIIVNCAGRTRSIIGTQSLINAGVANPVSALRNGTIGWTLAGQKLAHGQSRRFAPTSEEHRQVAAADARRVADRARVGRATLADLHSWQQQAHRTTYLFDVRTPEEFEAGHLPGARSTPGGQLVQETDHVASVRGARIVLADDDGVRANMSASWLAQLGWDVHVLDDLQAAHFSEQGPWVAPVPAPPQAELISPHTLAEWQAHGDTVVLDFTASANYVKRHIPGAWWVLRAQLPAALAEAPVAERYVLTCGSSQLARLAVAEVEAITGKQVFLLEGGTAAWINAQLPLEEGESHLASPRIDRYRRPYEGTDNPKEAMQAYLDWEFGLVAQLARDGTHGFFVI comes from the coding sequence ATGAGCACCGTATCGACCCTGAACTTCGCCCAGATCCGCCAGGCCCTGCTGGACCATCACGAAATCGCCCTGGTCGACGTGCGTGAAGAGGCGCCCTTCGCCGAATCCCACCCGTTGTTTGCCGCGAATATTCCGCTGTCCAAGCTGGAACTGGAGGTGTACTCGCGCATTCCGCGGCGTGACACCCAGGTCACCGTGTACGACAACGGCGAAGGCCTGGCTGCCCGCGCCGCCGAGCGCCTGGTTGCCCTGGGCTACACCCGGGTCAGCCTGCTCGACGGCGGCCTGGACGGTTGGCGCGAGGCCGGCGGCGAGCTGTTCATCGACGTCAACGTGCCAAGCAAGGCCTTTGGCGAACTGGTGGAAAGCCAGCGTCACACGCCGTCCCTGGCCGCCGAAGAAGTGCAGGCGCTGCTCGACAGCAACGCCGACGTGGTAGTGCTCGACGCCCGCCGCTTCGACGAATACCAGACCATGAGTATCCCCACCGGCATCAGCGTGCCCGGTGCCGAACTGGTGTTGCGCGCCCGTGAACTGGCGCCCGACCCGGCCACGCGCATCATCGTCAACTGCGCCGGACGCACTCGCAGCATCATCGGCACGCAGTCACTGATCAACGCCGGCGTGGCCAACCCGGTGTCGGCGCTGCGCAACGGCACCATCGGCTGGACCCTGGCCGGGCAGAAACTCGCCCACGGCCAATCGCGCCGCTTCGCGCCAACGTCGGAAGAACATCGCCAAGTGGCCGCGGCCGATGCGCGCCGCGTCGCCGACAGGGCGCGGGTCGGCCGCGCCACGCTGGCTGACCTGCACAGTTGGCAGCAACAGGCGCACCGCACCACCTACCTGTTCGATGTGCGCACCCCGGAAGAATTCGAAGCCGGTCACCTGCCAGGCGCACGCTCCACGCCGGGCGGCCAGTTGGTGCAGGAAACCGACCACGTCGCCAGCGTGCGCGGGGCGCGGATCGTGCTGGCGGATGACGACGGTGTGCGCGCCAACATGTCCGCCTCCTGGCTCGCGCAACTGGGCTGGGACGTGCATGTGCTGGACGACCTGCAAGCAGCGCACTTCAGCGAGCAAGGGCCGTGGGTCGCACCGGTCCCGGCGCCGCCGCAAGCCGAGTTGATCAGCCCGCACACCCTTGCCGAATGGCAGGCACATGGCGACACCGTGGTGCTGGATTTCACCGCCAGCGCCAATTACGTCAAACGCCACATCCCCGGCGCCTGGTGGGTCCTGCGCGCGCAACTGCCCGCTGCCCTGGCAGAGGCGCCCGTGGCCGAGCGTTACGTGCTGACCTGCGGCAGCAGCCAGTTGGCGCGCCTGGCGGTGGCAGAAGTCGAAGCCATCACCGGCAAGCAAGTGTTCCTGCTCGAAGGCGGCACCGCTGCCTGGATCAATGCGCAACTGCCGCTGGAAGAAGGTGAAAGCCACCTCGCCTCGCCGCGCATCGACCGCTATCGCCGCCCGTACGAAGGCACCGACAACCCCAAGGAAGCCATGCAGGCCTACCTGGATTGGGAATTCGGCCTGGTGGCCCAACTGGCCCGCGACGGCACCCATGGTTTTTTCGTCATCTGA
- a CDS encoding FAD-binding protein produces MTTRAWRATSEAAEMTELSCDVVIVGGGLAGTWAAIAAAREGVKVILVDKGYCGTSGVTATAGPGHWWVPPGAREAAIDKRLATAYGLADARWMARAIDTTWTSLPGLRDYYAFAQNDQGETQYRGLRGPEYLRGLRRRVLDSGVTILDHHPALELLRDDNGRVVGARGWRRQAGGDWLIRAGAVVLATGGCAFLSRLLGNHTNTGDGYLMAAEAGAELSGMEFSNYYCIAAAGSSMTRSMVYSFGDYFDAADRPLAISGGPGFTEDLARALLNGPVYCRLNRVPADIRAQLPSIQPNLMLPFDRHGVDPYRQRFAVTLHPEGTIRGVGGLRLLNDDCQTSVPGVFAAGDAASREPIAGATSGGGAQNSAWALSTGQWAGRGAARLARQRAAYHGAVRGFDGVAGGSAQLIQRIQAEVHPLDKNLFRSGAQLDRSLRELDNIWDQVRATAPSTNPLRDRETAAMAATARWCYTAAAQRKESRGMHQRSDTPQQSALYDAHLRISGVDQVHTRFDPIPPTPTQPM; encoded by the coding sequence ATGACTACACGCGCCTGGCGTGCAACTTCCGAGGCCGCTGAGATGACTGAGTTGAGCTGCGATGTAGTGATCGTCGGAGGCGGTTTGGCGGGCACCTGGGCCGCCATCGCTGCGGCCCGCGAAGGGGTCAAGGTCATCCTGGTGGACAAGGGCTACTGCGGCACCAGCGGCGTCACCGCCACGGCCGGTCCCGGCCATTGGTGGGTGCCACCGGGCGCGCGGGAAGCCGCCATCGACAAACGCCTGGCCACCGCCTACGGCCTGGCCGATGCACGCTGGATGGCCCGCGCCATCGACACCACCTGGACCAGCCTGCCGGGCCTGCGCGACTACTACGCCTTCGCGCAAAACGACCAGGGCGAAACCCAATACCGTGGCCTGCGCGGCCCGGAGTACCTGCGCGGCCTGCGTCGCCGGGTACTCGACAGCGGCGTGACGATCCTCGACCACCACCCGGCCCTGGAACTGCTGCGCGACGACAACGGCCGCGTGGTCGGTGCCCGTGGCTGGCGGCGCCAGGCCGGTGGCGACTGGTTGATCCGCGCTGGCGCGGTGGTACTGGCCACCGGCGGCTGCGCGTTCCTCTCGCGTCTGCTGGGCAACCACACCAACACCGGCGACGGCTACCTGATGGCCGCCGAAGCCGGTGCCGAACTGTCGGGCATGGAGTTTTCCAACTACTACTGCATCGCGGCGGCGGGCAGCAGCATGACCCGTTCGATGGTGTACAGCTTCGGCGACTACTTCGACGCAGCGGATCGGCCCTTGGCAATCAGCGGCGGCCCCGGCTTTACCGAGGATTTGGCCCGGGCGCTGCTCAACGGCCCGGTGTATTGCCGCTTGAATCGGGTGCCTGCGGATATTCGTGCACAACTGCCGAGTATCCAGCCCAACCTGATGCTGCCGTTTGATCGGCACGGGGTTGATCCGTATCGACAGCGGTTTGCCGTGACCTTGCACCCCGAGGGCACCATCCGTGGGGTGGGCGGTTTGCGTTTGCTGAATGACGACTGCCAGACCAGCGTGCCCGGCGTATTCGCCGCCGGCGACGCGGCCAGCCGTGAACCGATTGCCGGTGCGACGTCCGGGGGCGGTGCGCAGAACTCGGCGTGGGCGTTGTCCACGGGGCAGTGGGCTGGGCGGGGAGCGGCGCGGCTGGCCAGGCAGCGCGCGGCTTATCACGGTGCAGTGCGCGGCTTTGATGGCGTTGCCGGCGGCAGCGCGCAGTTGATTCAACGCATCCAGGCCGAGGTTCACCCGCTGGACAAAAACCTCTTCCGCAGCGGCGCGCAACTCGACCGTTCACTGCGCGAACTCGACAACATCTGGGATCAGGTGCGCGCCACCGCCCCCTCAACCAACCCCCTGCGTGACCGCGAAACCGCCGCCATGGCCGCCACGGCGCGCTGGTGCTACACCGCAGCGGCGCAGCGCAAGGAAAGCCGTGGCATGCACCAGCGTAGCGACACACCGCAGCAAAGCGCCCTATACGACGCGCACTTACGCATATCCGGCGTCGATCAGGTGCACACACGTTTCGACCCCATCCCCCCTACCCCCACACAACCCATGTAG
- a CDS encoding ferredoxin family protein produces MIELIYSDLCNGCGQCVTVCPTNVLALSPQGKPRIADQQACQTCFMCELYCRSDALYVDPDAEQLRHPDAQAVRAAGLLGQYRRDSGWDEWAQDPAHRNEHWRMDGIFALAREVGSGLKQ; encoded by the coding sequence GTGATTGAACTGATCTACTCCGACCTCTGCAACGGCTGCGGCCAATGCGTCACCGTGTGCCCCACCAACGTGCTGGCGCTGAGCCCCCAGGGCAAACCCCGGATCGCCGACCAACAGGCGTGCCAGACCTGCTTCATGTGCGAGCTGTATTGCCGCAGCGACGCACTCTACGTCGACCCGGACGCCGAACAACTGCGTCACCCCGATGCGCAGGCAGTGCGCGCGGCGGGGTTGTTGGGCCAATATCGGCGGGATTCGGGGTGGGATGAGTGGGCGCAGGACCCGGCTCATCGCAATGAGCATTGGCGGATGGATGGGATATTTGCGTTGGCGCGGGAGGTTGGTAGTGGTTTGAAGCAATAA